A genome region from Arachis duranensis cultivar V14167 chromosome 8, aradu.V14167.gnm2.J7QH, whole genome shotgun sequence includes the following:
- the LOC107463629 gene encoding dof zinc finger protein DOF2.5 produces the protein MEGIGPNNNSCTTRPHNEGGGGNNNNNLEKKARPQEQLNCPRCNSTNTKFCYYNNYSLTQPRYFCKTCRRYWTEGGSLRNVPVGGGSRKNKIKINTNNNSSSSSSTTSTPSSNSKVLVHQDLLNPNNNRVIQGQDLNLAFPSMDHHNNYHHGLLPFIDMANNNNSSNNNNNNSNGDAPSSLSALELLRSSMASRGLSNPYYASSNSSLVPSNSSSVIYPTSGLGFPTMQEVVNNNKQNSGNLGFSSSSSIMDHQHHEENIVNNSDGGGRVLFPFGEVMKSAEENNNKEQGNNSSSTANGGYWNGMMGQGSW, from the coding sequence ATGGAAGGGATAGGTCCCAACAACAATTCATGCACAACAAGGCCTCATAATGAAGGTGGTGGTggaaataacaacaacaatttagAGAAGAAAGCAAGACCACAAGAGCAATTGAATTGTCCAAGGTGCAATTCAACAAACACAAAGTTTTGCTACTACAACAACTATAGCCTCACACAACCAAGGTATTTTTGCAAGACTTGTAGAAGGTATTGGACTGAAGGTGGGTCCCTCAGGAATGTTCCTGTTGGTGGAGGTTCAAGGAAGAACAAGATCAAGATCAATACCAATAACAACTCTTCGTCATCGTCGTCAACAACATCAACaccttcatcaaattcaaaggtTCTTGTTCATCAAGACCTACTAAACCCTAATAATAATAGGGTTATTCAAGGACAAGATCTTAATCTTGCTTTCCCATCTATGGATCATCACAACAATTATCATCATGGTTTGTTACCATTTATTGATAtggctaataataataatagtagtaataataataataataatagtaatggTGATGCACCAAGTTCTCTTTCAGCTTTGGAGCTTTTAAGGTCAAGCATGGCTTCTAGGGGTTTGAGTAATCCATATTATGCTTCTTCTAATTCTTCATTGGTACCATCAAATTCATCAAGTGTAATTTACCCTACTTCTGGATTAGGGTTTCCAACCATGCAAGAagtagttaataataataagcaaaATAGTGGTAACCTTggattttcatcttcttcatcaatTATGGATCATCAACATCATGAAGAGAATATTGTTAATAATAGTGATGGTGGAGGAAGAGTTCTTTTCCCTTTTGGAGAGGTGATGAAGAGTGCTgaagaaaacaacaacaaagaacaAGGGAATAATTCATCAAGCACTGCCAATGGTGGATATTGGAATGGAATGATGGGTCAAGGGTCATGGTGA